From Roseburia hominis, the proteins below share one genomic window:
- a CDS encoding CTP synthase, giving the protein MAVKYVFVTGGVVSGLGKGITAASLGRLLKARGYTVTMQKFDPYINIDPGTMNPVQHGEVFVTDDGAETDLDLGHYERFIDESLTKNSNVTTGKIYWSVLQKERRGDFGGGTVQVIPHITNEIKSRFYRNPSAKDTEIAIIEVGGTVGDIESQPFLESIRQFQHDIGHENAILIHVTLIPYLRASQEMKTKPTQASVKELQGMGIWPDVIVCRSEHALDDQIKDKIALFCNVPASHVLQNLDVEYLYEAPLAMEKEHLASVVCECLHLNCPEPDLKDWTEMVDCLRNPTQEVTVALVGKYIQLHDAYISVVEALKHGGIYSHTTVNIKWVDSEKVTSENAEEFLGDVCGILVPGGFGDRGIEGKIEAIRYARTHGVPFLGLCLGMQLAIVEFARNVVGYHDAHSVELRPDTTHPVIHIMPDQVGIEDIGGTLRLGAYPCVLSEESKAYALYGEKEIRERHRHRYEVNNDYREVLVKHGMRLSGLSPDGRIVEMIEIPEHPWFIGTQAHPELKSRPNKPHPLFRGFVEASMQFRNEREG; this is encoded by the coding sequence ATGGCAGTAAAATATGTGTTTGTGACAGGCGGCGTGGTATCCGGGCTCGGCAAGGGAATCACGGCGGCCTCGCTGGGGAGGCTCTTAAAAGCCAGAGGTTACACGGTAACGATGCAGAAGTTCGATCCCTACATCAATATTGATCCGGGCACCATGAATCCGGTGCAGCACGGGGAAGTGTTCGTGACCGATGACGGGGCGGAGACAGACCTGGATCTGGGACACTATGAACGTTTTATTGATGAAAGTCTGACGAAAAATTCTAATGTGACGACTGGGAAGATCTACTGGTCCGTCCTGCAGAAAGAGCGCCGGGGGGACTTCGGCGGGGGAACGGTGCAGGTGATCCCGCATATTACGAACGAGATCAAGAGCCGTTTTTACAGGAATCCGTCTGCCAAAGATACGGAGATCGCGATCATTGAAGTGGGCGGAACTGTGGGCGATATCGAAAGCCAGCCCTTCCTGGAATCCATCCGTCAGTTTCAGCATGATATCGGGCATGAGAATGCGATCCTGATCCACGTCACGCTGATTCCTTACCTGCGCGCATCGCAGGAAATGAAGACGAAGCCCACCCAGGCAAGCGTAAAGGAATTGCAGGGAATGGGAATCTGGCCGGACGTGATCGTCTGCCGGTCGGAACATGCGCTTGACGACCAGATCAAGGACAAGATTGCGCTGTTCTGCAACGTTCCTGCCAGCCATGTGCTGCAGAATCTGGACGTGGAATACCTGTATGAAGCGCCGCTTGCCATGGAGAAGGAGCATCTGGCGTCGGTCGTATGTGAATGTCTGCATCTTAACTGTCCCGAGCCGGACCTCAAGGACTGGACGGAGATGGTGGACTGTCTGCGCAATCCGACGCAGGAGGTGACCGTTGCCCTGGTGGGAAAATACATCCAGCTCCATGACGCCTACATCAGCGTGGTGGAGGCGCTGAAGCACGGCGGAATCTACAGTCATACCACCGTGAATATCAAATGGGTGGACTCGGAGAAGGTGACCTCGGAAAATGCAGAGGAGTTTCTCGGCGACGTGTGCGGCATTCTGGTGCCCGGCGGCTTTGGGGACCGGGGAATCGAAGGAAAAATCGAAGCAATCCGGTATGCGAGAACACATGGCGTTCCATTTCTGGGGCTCTGCCTTGGAATGCAGCTTGCCATCGTGGAATTTGCGCGGAATGTCGTTGGGTATCACGACGCACATAGTGTGGAGCTAAGGCCTGATACCACACATCCGGTCATCCATATTATGCCGGATCAGGTCGGTATCGAAGACATAGGAGGAACCCTGCGCCTGGGAGCGTATCCCTGTGTGCTCAGTGAGGAATCAAAGGCCTATGCCCTGTATGGGGAGAAGGAGATCAGGGAGAGGCACCGGCACCGCTATGAGGTCAATAATGACTACCGCGAAGTGCTCGTAAAGCACGGCATGAGGCTTTCCGGCCTCTCGCCGGACGGAAGGATCGTGGAGATGATCGAGATACCGGAGCACCCATGGTTCATCGGAACACAGGCGCATCCGGAACTGAAATCAAGGCCGAATAAACCCCATCCGTTGTTCCGGGGATTCGTGGAAGCATCAATGCAGTTCCGAAATGAAAGAGAAGGATAA